Genomic segment of Chrysiogenia bacterium:
GGCCTTCGGCATCGGCGCACTCACGCCCTTCCCGAACTTGACAACCATCCGCATTCGCACGCCTGAAGAGCCGTCCTTCGTCTTCAGCGAGGACCTGCTGCAGACGCCGATCATTGCGTTCGGCCTGGCGTTCCGGCCGAGCAAGTATTTCACCATCGGTGCCGGCGGCCAGCTCATCATCCAGGCCGAAGGCGAGGTCCGGTCCTCCTTCAACCTGAGCAACGCGACGATCACGGGCCGCGATACGGCGCTGACCATCAATCCGGTGGTGGCACCGATCTTCGGCATCCAGATCGTCCCGGTTCGCTTCGTGCGCATCGGTCTGTTTTATCGCTCCGAAGTGAAGCCCGATATCAAGCTGCCCTTCAAGGCGGATGCGGGCATCATCTCGATCGAAGCGCAGTTCATCTCGAACGTGCTCTATTCGCCGCCGCAGATGGGCGGCGGCATTGCCTTTGAATTCCTCGACCAGTTCGTGCTCTCGGCCGACGGCGTGTTCGTGCAGACCTCGAAGACACCCTCGCCGGGCGTGCAGCTTCGCGTGACGCCCGACGCCCTGATCGCCCCGATCGTGACGGTCGATCCCAACCCCGGTTTCTCCGATACCTTCCAGGTGCACGTGGGTATTGAATACAAATACAACGAGGACGTGCGTTTCCGCGCCGGTTACATGCGGCGCACGACGCCCGTGCCAGAGCAGGCCTACGATACCTCCTTTCTGGATGAGTCGATTTCGGCCTATTCGGTCGGCGCGGGCCTGACCCTCAAGGACCCGACTGAAATTCTGGAGAAACCCTTCACGGTGGATTTCCACGTGCAGTTCCAGCAGATGGACAGCGGCACGGCCCGGCGTGCTTCCCCGCTGCATCCGATCGGGGATCTGAAGTTCAATGCATGGATGCTCAATTTCGGTTTCCAGGGAACCGTGCGGTTCTAGGGAGTGGTAGTGATGACAGGCGTTCGTAACGCAATGACAGAGCAGAGCCGGCCGGTGGCCGGCAGGATGCCGCGGCAGGGGTGGGGCGCATTCCTCGCCAGGAGTGCGCTCGCGCTGGCCGCGCTCGTGAGCTTCGGCTGCGAGGGGCCCAAAATTCCTGAACCGGCCACGCGTGACCCGCAGGTGGGCGCGCTCAAAACGCTGGGCGATGTGCCGCTCTTTGCCAAGCGCACCACCGAGGCCGGCCAGACGCCCGTGGGCAGCGAATTTTTCGATACCAACGGTGCGGGCTCGCCCTACATCCTCCAGGGCGCCAGCGGCGTCAGTGAACTGATCCTTTACTACGTGGGAACTGACGCCACGAGCAGCCAGGTCTCCGGCGGTATCGGCGAGGCGCGCTCGAGCGACCGCGGCTTCACCTTTGAGAACCGCCGCCTGTTGCTGGTTCGGCGCAACCGCGTGACCGGCGATCTCGCGCCGCTCGATCCGCCCAGCCCGCTGCCCCCGCGTCTGACCGACTCCTTTGATTCGCCGGGCGTCCTCGATCCCATGGTGCTCGAGGACTGTCCCTTTGCCGCCACGGCGGGCGGGAGCTGCCTGTTCTACGCGGGCCCGGGCATCTTCGA
This window contains:
- a CDS encoding outer membrane protein transport protein; translation: MRAALVLLALVCALVAAPDSARAQSPATILGLHSRSIGLGGAVSASVSDYSSVYYNPAGLANRTDLQLGFGPAIVIPSFKYSNFAGSRKGPTDPFMTNSFGAVVPIGGPLKKRVAFGIGALTPFPNLTTIRIRTPEEPSFVFSEDLLQTPIIAFGLAFRPSKYFTIGAGGQLIIQAEGEVRSSFNLSNATITGRDTALTINPVVAPIFGIQIVPVRFVRIGLFYRSEVKPDIKLPFKADAGIISIEAQFISNVLYSPPQMGGGIAFEFLDQFVLSADGVFVQTSKTPSPGVQLRVTPDALIAPIVTVDPNPGFSDTFQVHVGIEYKYNEDVRFRAGYMRRTTPVPEQAYDTSFLDESISAYSVGAGLTLKDPTEILEKPFTVDFHVQFQQMDSGTARRASPLHPIGDLKFNAWMLNFGFQGTVRF